One Sulfurospirillum tamanense DNA window includes the following coding sequences:
- a CDS encoding M24 family metallopeptidase — protein sequence MHATLLKGESAQAYACGFSCDNGLLLQTPAQAFFITDGRYVTDAKAKVTASTEVIDGGRELVATARKIVRRLGITSLALDPLEWNISAYETLLKGLHVRVKPKSNLSQKSRIIKAPQELLLLQSAVQKGAEAFDAFVAFVREYGVGLSEKTLHYEASRILTCKGALGLSFSPIVAINANAAKPHATPQETVLAAGDLLLLDAGIIAQGYCSDRTRTFEVGPHATAGKTQTFTCKTRQKVYDTVLKAQEAAIALARPGVRACAVDKAAREVIDAAGYGAYFVHSTGHGVGLDIHELPVISASSQSVLEEGMVFTVEPGIYLPGEFGVRIEDMVVVQASGVEVL from the coding sequence ATGCACGCTACACTACTTAAAGGGGAGAGTGCACAAGCCTACGCCTGCGGGTTTTCCTGCGACAATGGGTTGTTGCTTCAAACCCCCGCGCAAGCCTTTTTCATCACTGATGGACGGTACGTGACCGACGCAAAAGCAAAGGTCACTGCCTCAACAGAAGTGATTGATGGGGGTAGAGAATTAGTGGCAACGGCGCGCAAAATAGTGCGCCGTCTTGGCATCACTTCTTTAGCGCTGGACCCTTTAGAGTGGAACATTAGCGCCTATGAAACGCTATTAAAAGGCTTACATGTAAGGGTAAAACCTAAATCCAATCTCTCTCAAAAAAGCCGCATCATCAAAGCCCCTCAAGAGTTGCTTTTGCTACAAAGCGCAGTGCAAAAAGGGGCCGAGGCGTTTGATGCCTTTGTGGCTTTTGTGCGTGAATATGGTGTAGGTTTGTCAGAAAAAACACTCCACTACGAAGCGAGCCGCATCTTGACATGTAAGGGTGCTTTGGGACTCTCTTTTTCACCCATTGTTGCCATCAATGCCAATGCTGCTAAACCCCATGCAACGCCCCAAGAGACGGTTCTTGCGGCGGGAGATTTGCTACTCCTTGACGCGGGTATTATTGCGCAAGGGTATTGTTCTGATCGCACGCGCACCTTTGAAGTGGGGCCACATGCAACGGCAGGGAAAACGCAAACCTTTACATGTAAGACCCGCCAAAAGGTGTATGATACGGTGTTAAAAGCCCAAGAAGCGGCCATTGCACTAGCACGGCCAGGAGTAAGGGCGTGCGCGGTGGACAAGGCCGCGCGCGAAGTGATTGACGCGGCAGGATATGGCGCCTATTTTGTCCATTCTACAGGCCATGGCGTGGGGCTTGATATCCACGAATTGCCCGTCATTTCCGCTTCAAGCCAAAGTGTTTTGGAAGAAGGCATGGTCTTTACGGTGGAGCCGGGCATTTACCTGCCGGGTGAATTTGGCGTGCGCATCGAAGACATGGTGGTTGTGCAGGCTTCTGGAGTGGAAGTGTTATGA
- the aroQ gene encoding type II 3-dehydroquinate dehydratase, translating to MKIVVIQGPNLNMLGHREQNIYGPMKLEEIHTQMEGVAKQHQFEIEFFQSNLEGEIVDRIQECMGEADGIIINPAAYSHTSIAIRDAISSVSLPVVEVHISNIYRREEFRHKSLIAPVCAGQICGFGPFGYHLAMISMIQILGELTAMRKAQSEAQA from the coding sequence ATGAAAATCGTTGTTATCCAAGGCCCCAACCTCAATATGCTTGGTCACCGTGAACAGAACATTTACGGCCCGATGAAACTTGAAGAGATTCACACGCAAATGGAGGGTGTGGCCAAACAACACCAGTTTGAAATCGAATTTTTCCAGTCCAACCTTGAGGGTGAAATTGTTGACCGCATCCAAGAGTGCATGGGCGAAGCCGATGGCATTATCATTAACCCCGCTGCCTATTCGCACACGTCTATCGCCATTCGTGATGCGATTAGTTCTGTCTCTTTGCCAGTGGTGGAAGTGCATATTAGCAATATTTACCGCCGTGAAGAGTTTCGTCACAAAAGCCTCATCGCCCCCGTGTGTGCGGGACAAATTTGCGGCTTTGGCCCCTTTGGCTACCACCTTGCGATGATTTCTATGATTCAAATCCTTGGCGAACTTACCGCCATGCGCAAAGCCCAAAGCGAAGCCCAAGCCTAA
- the sppA gene encoding signal peptide peptidase SppA: MLSFFKRLFAPFIAIIAFINTYFKAMLFLLFLFLLFGDTAESPTLQPNLVSIDVHGAIEDARPLLEQLQEAKENEAIKGVLLHVNSPGGGLAASVEVMMAVRELQAAKPVVAYAAGSMTSGSYYAAIWANQIVANPGAFIGSIGVLFQAPNIKPLADKLGIHEQVVAAGKYKQMGTFTREWNTQEREALTHLVDGAYTMFVEDVAKARGLKEEEAFAQARVFLAHEALNIGLVDSLGSLQDAKEILIQLSEVSAARWQEPSQWEKALERLRSEVHLGVSTAFYGLKAY, from the coding sequence ATGTTAAGCTTTTTCAAACGCTTGTTTGCCCCTTTTATTGCCATCATTGCGTTTATTAATACCTATTTTAAAGCCATGCTGTTTTTGTTGTTCTTGTTTTTGCTTTTTGGAGACACCGCAGAATCTCCCACCTTGCAACCCAACCTTGTGAGTATTGATGTGCACGGGGCTATCGAAGATGCGCGCCCCCTTTTAGAACAACTTCAAGAAGCCAAAGAAAACGAGGCTATCAAAGGAGTGCTCTTACATGTAAACTCTCCAGGAGGTGGATTAGCCGCTTCTGTGGAAGTGATGATGGCCGTGCGCGAACTTCAAGCGGCCAAACCTGTGGTGGCCTACGCCGCGGGGTCAATGACCAGTGGAAGTTATTATGCGGCTATTTGGGCGAACCAGATTGTGGCCAATCCGGGTGCCTTTATTGGGTCCATTGGCGTGTTGTTTCAAGCGCCCAATATCAAACCCTTAGCCGACAAGTTAGGTATCCACGAACAAGTGGTTGCCGCAGGAAAATACAAACAAATGGGCACTTTCACAAGAGAATGGAATACCCAAGAAAGAGAAGCCCTGACGCACCTCGTGGATGGGGCATACACAATGTTCGTAGAAGATGTAGCCAAGGCGCGGGGCCTTAAAGAAGAGGAGGCGTTTGCGCAAGCACGCGTTTTCTTGGCCCACGAAGCTTTGAACATCGGACTTGTGGATAGCCTCGGTAGCCTTCAGGATGCCAAAGAAATACTCATACAATTAAGCGAAGTGAGCGCAGCAAGATGGCAAGAGCCTTCCCAATGGGAAAAAGCCCTTGAACGCCTGCGTAGCGAAGTACACCTAGGCGTTTCAACTGCGTTTTACGGACTAAAGGCGTACTAA
- the xseA gene encoding exodeoxyribonuclease VII large subunit codes for MQPCLSVRALNEQIKSLLEATFLHVRVEGEVSRPTYHGSGHLYFTLKDADASISCVMFKGNNQRLKFRIEEGAHVVVWGSISVYALRGSYQINCAGAEPSGSGALALAYEQLKKEFEAKGYFDPAHKKPLPSFPTHIALVTSATGAALQDMLTVASRRWPLVKLELFEALVQGEGAVPSVVRALKRAGQSKAEVIVVARGGGSVEDLWAFNEAEVAEAVFACPVPVVSAIGHEIDTVLIDFIADKRAPTPSAAMELLLPDGTEMRLHLDHLIDLLNQRFASHVRQKTDLLRHIQEGLKRHSLDVKLSLKQQEIKACKEALMATMSHRLQGQDFALQSLREALHVKATRLLAFKEAQLSSLQATFAAKTPRLGEGMAQVVQQGKPVELETLELEAAFELHTATAVVGAKVISKRLL; via the coding sequence ATGCAACCGTGCTTGAGCGTACGCGCGCTCAACGAACAGATTAAATCACTCCTTGAAGCCACCTTCTTACATGTAAGGGTGGAGGGCGAAGTCTCGCGCCCCACATACCACGGTTCGGGTCACTTGTACTTTACCCTCAAAGATGCCGATGCTTCTATTAGTTGCGTGATGTTTAAAGGCAATAACCAACGCCTCAAATTTCGCATCGAAGAGGGTGCGCACGTGGTGGTGTGGGGAAGCATTTCGGTCTACGCCCTACGGGGAAGTTACCAGATAAACTGTGCTGGGGCAGAACCCTCAGGCAGTGGTGCCTTGGCTTTGGCGTATGAACAGCTTAAAAAAGAGTTTGAGGCCAAGGGCTATTTTGACCCCGCGCACAAAAAACCACTTCCTTCTTTTCCCACGCACATCGCCTTGGTCACCTCAGCCACAGGGGCGGCCCTTCAAGACATGCTTACCGTGGCTTCACGCCGTTGGCCGTTGGTAAAACTAGAACTCTTTGAAGCCCTTGTGCAAGGAGAGGGCGCCGTTCCTAGTGTCGTGCGTGCCCTAAAACGTGCAGGGCAAAGCAAGGCCGAAGTCATCGTGGTGGCTAGGGGCGGGGGAAGCGTGGAAGATTTGTGGGCCTTTAATGAAGCAGAGGTGGCTGAAGCGGTCTTTGCTTGTCCGGTGCCTGTGGTCAGTGCGATTGGCCATGAGATTGATACGGTGCTCATTGATTTTATCGCGGACAAACGCGCGCCCACACCCTCTGCGGCCATGGAATTGCTGTTGCCCGATGGCACCGAAATGCGGCTGCACTTAGACCACCTCATAGACTTGCTTAACCAGCGTTTTGCTAGTCATGTGCGCCAAAAAACAGACCTCTTGCGCCACATTCAAGAGGGATTGAAGCGTCATTCTTTGGACGTGAAATTGAGCCTCAAACAACAAGAAATCAAAGCATGCAAAGAGGCACTTATGGCGACCATGAGCCACCGGTTGCAGGGGCAAGATTTTGCCTTGCAAAGCCTCCGTGAAGCCTTACATGTAAAGGCGACACGGCTGTTGGCCTTCAAAGAAGCACAGCTGAGTAGCCTTCAAGCCACCTTTGCGGCAAAAACCCCAAGGCTAGGGGAAGGCATGGCACAAGTGGTGCAACAAGGCAAACCTGTGGAGCTTGAAACCTTAGAGCTTGAAGCAGCCTTTGAACTGCACACCGCCACCGCCGTGGTGGGGGCAAAGGTGATTTCAAAACGACTGCTTTAG
- the folK gene encoding 2-amino-4-hydroxy-6-hydroxymethyldihydropteridine diphosphokinase has translation MKLAGVSLVKAPFFPSKRAASAHYRYRALVGIGGNEGAVMERFVRLLRYWTTRRDLFVVETSPIVKNPPFGYLPQPDFLNALAWVQTSLSAKALLRLLLQTEKRFGRVRKERFGPRTLDLDLIFFENQTLNTPRLTLPHPHWSERLSVIVPLGMMQQRNVS, from the coding sequence ATGAAATTAGCGGGTGTTTCGTTGGTCAAAGCGCCGTTTTTTCCAAGCAAACGTGCCGCTAGCGCCCATTATCGTTATCGCGCATTGGTGGGTATTGGGGGAAACGAAGGAGCAGTGATGGAACGTTTTGTGCGTCTTTTGCGTTACTGGACAACCAGGCGAGACCTTTTTGTGGTAGAAACGTCGCCCATTGTCAAAAACCCGCCCTTTGGTTACCTTCCACAACCTGATTTTTTAAACGCCCTTGCGTGGGTGCAAACCAGCCTGAGTGCCAAGGCGTTGTTGCGCTTGTTACTCCAAACAGAAAAACGTTTTGGGCGGGTGCGCAAAGAACGCTTTGGCCCACGAACTCTAGACTTGGATTTGATTTTTTTTGAAAACCAGACGCTAAATACCCCTCGACTTACTCTGCCCCATCCCCATTGGAGCGAACGCCTCTCGGTAATCGTACCCCTTGGGATGATGCAGCAAAGGAATGTATCGTGA
- the mqnF gene encoding aminofutalosine deaminase family hydrolase, which yields MTRLHVDFILPCDPSMGVIHHGAIVFDKTILDLGDGGAMEARYPDATPVVAPKGSVALPGLVNPHVHLEFSANQGVLDFGAFVPWLQSVIAHREALQEAATSAVIEEAIASMLRTGTTAFGAISSFGLELDACVNTPARVVFFTELLGSRPDAVDILFNDFKQRLRGAYERENSRFKAALSIHSPYSTHPILAKNALDIARRENLIVSTHFMESKAERLWLDAGKGDFAGFFKGFSPHAAPLCSGLEYVRLFQGTRTLFTHGVHASFPELDAIGTQGGSITHCPVSNRLLGTGVLALDPVFERNIPLTLGTDGLSSNISLSLWDEMRSALFAHPDVPLNTLAKTLLHSATAQNAKALGLDAGVLESGKAADIIVMALSGATSANLPLHLVLHAQTPSHIFIEGSLVC from the coding sequence ATGACCCGTTTACATGTAGACTTCATTCTTCCCTGCGACCCTTCCATGGGCGTCATACACCATGGCGCAATTGTGTTTGATAAAACCATTCTTGACCTAGGCGACGGGGGTGCGATGGAAGCGCGCTATCCTGATGCCACACCTGTTGTCGCGCCCAAGGGAAGCGTGGCCTTACCAGGCCTTGTGAATCCCCATGTGCATTTAGAATTTTCAGCCAACCAAGGGGTGCTTGATTTTGGCGCGTTTGTGCCGTGGCTCCAATCAGTCATCGCCCATCGCGAAGCCTTGCAAGAAGCGGCCACCTCAGCGGTCATTGAAGAAGCGATTGCTTCCATGCTTCGCACGGGCACCACGGCGTTTGGAGCTATTAGCAGTTTTGGCTTAGAGCTTGATGCGTGCGTCAACACCCCCGCACGCGTGGTGTTTTTTACTGAACTACTAGGTTCAAGGCCCGATGCGGTGGACATTCTCTTTAATGATTTCAAACAACGCTTACGCGGAGCATATGAACGGGAAAATAGCCGCTTCAAAGCCGCTCTTTCTATCCACTCGCCCTACTCTACCCATCCTATTTTGGCCAAAAATGCGCTCGATATCGCGCGCCGCGAAAACCTCATCGTCTCCACCCATTTCATGGAATCCAAAGCCGAACGCCTTTGGCTTGATGCGGGAAAGGGTGATTTTGCGGGCTTTTTTAAGGGTTTCTCCCCACACGCCGCGCCCTTATGCAGCGGCTTAGAGTACGTGCGTTTATTTCAAGGCACGCGCACCTTGTTTACCCACGGGGTGCACGCTTCCTTTCCCGAACTAGACGCCATTGGCACCCAAGGGGGAAGCATCACCCATTGCCCTGTTTCAAACCGTCTTTTAGGCACAGGCGTGTTAGCGTTAGACCCTGTGTTTGAGCGCAACATTCCCTTAACCCTTGGGACCGATGGGCTTAGTTCTAACATCAGCCTTAGCCTTTGGGATGAAATGCGCTCGGCCTTGTTTGCCCACCCTGATGTGCCCCTAAACACCCTTGCAAAAACCTTATTGCACAGCGCTACAGCCCAGAATGCTAAGGCGCTTGGGCTTGATGCGGGTGTACTAGAAAGTGGCAAAGCGGCTGATATTATCGTCATGGCCCTAAGCGGTGCCACTTCGGCCAATCTGCCCCTACACTTGGTGCTTCACGCCCAAACGCCTAGCCATATTTTCATCGAAGGAAGTCTTGTATGTTAA